In Falco biarmicus isolate bFalBia1 chromosome 5, bFalBia1.pri, whole genome shotgun sequence, a single genomic region encodes these proteins:
- the GPR37 gene encoding prosaposin receptor GPR37 — MQPLRAPLALLCQVLGAWAACALAPAAAAGLPAPPQRASSPPAPTPLDAGGRAAAALPGRGALPRGAGAAGPGGGCAPRGAAGAGRRRARSSERGAGAAAGRGAAGGPRWLPLNGSAGGEGSAGGRGNATGRRARLRNPFYPLTEESYGAYAVMCLSVVIFGIGIMGNMAVMCIVCHNYYMRSISNSLLANLAFWDFLIVFFCLPLVIFQELTKKWLLEDFSCKIVPYIEVASLGVTTFTLCALCIDRFRAATNVQMYYEMIENCTSTTAKLAVIWVGALLLALPEVVLRQLAREDPEYSGSPPGERCVVKISTALPDTIYVLALTYDGARLWWYFGCYFCLPTLFTITCSLVTARKIRRAEKACTRGNKRQIQLESQMNCTVVALTILYGFCIIPENICNIVTAYMSTGVSRQTMDLLHLISQFLLFFKSCVTPVLLFCLCKPFSRAFMECCCCCCDECIQKSSTVTSDDNDNEYTTELELSPFSTIRREMSTFASVGTHC, encoded by the exons ATGCAGCCCCTCCGCGCTCCCCTCGCCCTGCTCTGCCAGGTGCTGGGCGCCTGGGCCGCTTGCGCCctggcccccgccgccgccgccgggctgcCGGCGCCCCCGCAGCGCGCCAGCTCGCCGCCAGCCCCGACGCCCCTCGacgcgggcgggcgggcggccgcggctCTCCCCGGGCGCGGAGCCCTCCCCCGCGGGgccggagcggcggggccgggcggcggctgcgccccccgcggggcggcgggggccggccggcggcgggcgcggagcAGCGagcgcggggccggcgcggcggcggggaggggcgcggcgggcggcccccGCTGGCTGCCCCTGAACGGCTCGGCCGGCGGCGAGGGCAGCGCCGGGGGCCGCGGCAACGCCACGGGGCGCCGCGCCCGCCTCCGCAACCCCTTCTACCCGCTGACCGAGGAGTCGTACGGCGCCTACGCCGTCATGTGCCTCTCCGTGGTGATCTTCGGCATCGGCATCATGGGCAACATGGCAGTGATGTGCATCGTCTGCCACAACTACTACATGCGGAGCATCTCCAACTCTCTGCTGGCCAACCTGGCCTTCTGGGACTTCCTCATCGTCTTCTTCTGCCTGCCGCTGGTCATCTTCCAGGAGCTCACCAAGAAGTGGCTCCTAGAAGACTTCTCCTGCAAGATCGTCCCGTACATCGAG gtAGCCTCTCTGGGAGTCACCACGTTCACACTTTGTGCCCTCTGCATCGACCGATTTCGTGCCGCCACCAACGTGCAGATGTATTATGAGATGATCGAAAACTGCACCTCGACGACTGCCAAGCTGGCTGTCATCTGGGTGGGcgcgctgctgctggccctgccgGAGGTGGTGCTGCGCCAGCTGGCACGGGAGGACCCCGAGTACAGTGGCAGCCCGCCGGGAGAGCGCTGCGTGGTGAAGATCTCCACCGCGCTGCCTGACACCATCTACGTGTTAGCTCTCACTTACGACGGGGCAAGACTCTGGTGGTACTTTGGCTGCTATTTTTGTTTGCCTACTCTTTTCACTATTACCTGCTCCCTGGTAACCGCGAGGAAAATCAGGAGGGCGGAAAAGGCTTGCACAAGGGGGAACAAGCGACAAATTCAGCTGGAAAGTCAGATGAACTGCACAGTGGTGGCTTTGACCATTTTATATGGGTTTTGCATCATTCCTGAAAACATTTGCAACATTGTGACTGCCTACATGTCCACAGGGGTCTCTCGGCAGACTATGGACCTCCTCCATCTCATTAGTcaattccttttgttttttaagtccTGTGTTACCCCAgttctccttttctgtctctgtaaACCTTTCAGCCGGGCCTTTATGGagtgttgctgttgctgctgtgatGAATGCATCCAGAAGTCTTCAACAGTGACAAGTGATGACAATGACAATGAGTACACCACAGAACTGGAGCTCTCCCCTTTCAGTACCATCCGTCGTGAAATGTCCACTTTTGCCTCCGTTGGGACTCACTGTTAG